One Longimicrobiales bacterium DNA window includes the following coding sequences:
- a CDS encoding IPT/TIG domain-containing protein, whose protein sequence is MAFALVATACSGGSEPTLPQLDIVVASGDGQFGTAGQVLSDRLQVVVRSSQGAAPKKDVSIRWSVVQGDADFVTSPATLTDESGSAYQSVRLGASAGEVRIKATVTDQESVSVSFTLFLVDEPLLQSLSAQQGVAGQSIQLNGLNFSPNPDHNVVLFSGIRGRVTSASTSLLTVEVPSCLASRDVGVTVQLGAVESDSLALAVVGGDDFTELAPGQFIDVADDGGFTCLRLPGGADVSYLVVAYSASTIAAAEHRFVFTGLVDPSVSSSSGSASAVPGTFGLGANPTSAAARNLQQEGVQAAFERALRLREARAISSGAHVTSAPVASAQAAPVVAPVKGDRRTFNVFNVEGGFDEVEAVAQYVGEKAVLFVEEVGADDFTEADLAAFARRFDDVIFPAVTGAFGQTSDQDGNERVVILFTATVNRLTPKGAQGFVGGFFYGVDLLDGRQGSNGGEVFYTLIPDPNGAYSDPRPKKKLLEVVPAILAHEFQHMVHFNERLLVLEAEAAEALWLSEGLAQMAEELVARAYDGLGDAEEADLFRLGNRGRIRRYLEAPEAVSLIVVSGQGSLQERGGGVLHVLYLSARGGQGVLGQLTKTTRIGVDNVTQRLGTSWEDLLANWWAATYLDGSGVGGNLEYAGLSLQDFLGEANYTLDPEVLGGSDFEEVGSLWSSSAEYYIVVPSLLGSVTLRLGGGTGGSSTTGAALRWRIVRLP, encoded by the coding sequence ATGGCCTTCGCCCTTGTAGCGACCGCGTGTTCTGGTGGCTCCGAGCCGACGCTTCCGCAGCTAGATATTGTGGTCGCTTCAGGTGACGGTCAGTTCGGAACTGCTGGGCAGGTCCTCTCGGATCGGTTGCAGGTCGTTGTGCGGTCGTCCCAGGGGGCGGCCCCTAAGAAGGATGTCAGTATTCGTTGGAGCGTCGTTCAGGGGGATGCCGACTTCGTCACGTCGCCGGCCACCCTGACGGACGAGAGTGGCTCCGCGTATCAGTCCGTGCGCCTGGGGGCATCCGCTGGCGAGGTGCGAATCAAGGCCACCGTGACCGACCAGGAATCTGTGAGCGTGTCGTTCACACTCTTTTTGGTGGACGAGCCTCTCCTCCAATCGCTTTCAGCGCAGCAGGGAGTGGCGGGCCAGAGTATCCAGTTGAATGGGCTCAACTTCAGCCCGAATCCAGATCACAACGTTGTGCTTTTCTCTGGAATCCGCGGTCGGGTAACGAGTGCATCGACTTCTCTGCTCACGGTCGAAGTTCCGAGTTGCTTGGCATCCCGAGACGTTGGAGTCACGGTTCAACTAGGCGCTGTCGAGTCAGATAGCCTGGCGCTTGCTGTAGTAGGTGGTGACGACTTCACTGAGCTCGCGCCCGGGCAGTTCATCGATGTAGCCGACGACGGTGGCTTCACGTGTCTCCGCCTGCCTGGCGGGGCGGACGTGTCTTACCTGGTGGTGGCTTATTCCGCGAGCACCATCGCGGCAGCAGAACACCGGTTTGTCTTCACCGGGCTTGTGGACCCATCCGTGTCCTCTTCCTCTGGCTCAGCCAGTGCAGTACCCGGCACTTTCGGGCTCGGTGCGAATCCGACATCGGCCGCTGCTCGGAACCTTCAGCAGGAAGGTGTGCAGGCAGCGTTTGAAAGGGCGCTGCGACTACGAGAGGCCCGCGCGATCAGCTCAGGAGCCCATGTGACGTCGGCGCCGGTCGCGTCGGCCCAGGCGGCACCCGTTGTGGCCCCAGTGAAGGGTGATCGACGGACCTTTAACGTATTCAACGTCGAGGGTGGGTTCGATGAGGTGGAGGCTGTCGCTCAATATGTTGGTGAGAAGGCGGTGTTATTCGTCGAAGAAGTCGGAGCCGATGACTTCACAGAAGCAGACTTGGCAGCGTTCGCGCGGCGCTTCGACGACGTGATCTTCCCTGCGGTCACGGGTGCCTTTGGGCAGACGTCTGATCAAGATGGAAATGAGCGCGTCGTCATTCTGTTCACTGCGACAGTGAACCGATTGACCCCTAAGGGAGCCCAGGGCTTCGTGGGAGGCTTCTTCTATGGAGTCGACCTCTTGGATGGACGGCAGGGCAGCAACGGTGGGGAGGTGTTTTATACGCTGATCCCAGATCCTAACGGGGCGTATTCTGACCCTAGGCCCAAAAAAAAGCTTCTGGAGGTGGTCCCTGCCATTCTCGCTCACGAGTTCCAACACATGGTGCACTTCAACGAGCGCTTACTCGTGTTGGAGGCTGAAGCCGCTGAGGCGCTTTGGCTGTCCGAAGGACTCGCGCAGATGGCGGAAGAACTCGTGGCCCGCGCGTACGACGGGTTAGGCGACGCGGAAGAGGCGGACCTTTTCAGGCTGGGGAATCGAGGCCGCATCAGGCGTTATCTCGAAGCTCCGGAAGCTGTCAGTCTGATCGTGGTGTCCGGGCAGGGGTCCCTTCAAGAGCGCGGAGGTGGTGTTCTCCATGTCTTGTACCTGTCCGCCCGCGGCGGGCAGGGCGTCCTTGGGCAGCTCACAAAAACGACTCGGATCGGGGTCGACAATGTCACGCAACGATTAGGCACCAGTTGGGAAGACCTCCTCGCCAATTGGTGGGCTGCCACGTATTTGGACGGGAGTGGAGTAGGGGGGAATCTCGAGTATGCGGGACTCAGCCTTCAGGACTTCCTTGGCGAGGCCAATTACACGTTGGATCCGGAGGTCTTGGGCGGCAGCGACTTTGAGGAAGTGGGCTCGCTATGGTCCTCCTCTGCGGAGTACTACATTGTGGTACCATCCTTGCTAGGTTCGGTAACGTTGAGACTCGGCGGGGGAACTGGTGGATCAAGTACCACTGGTGCGGCTCTGCGCTGGAGAATCGTCCGGCTTCCGTAG
- a CDS encoding molybdopterin molybdotransferase MoeA encodes MSDTTFEVRTPDWLSLEAATRRILSQAVPLETETVRAAASVGRALAEAHVARATLPPWDNSAMDGYAVRGDDISGAGPSSPVLLTVTGVLHAGDAPTQSLDSGQAIRIMTGAPVPPGADCVVRVEDTDAEVRPGTLRVLRDRDVGRNIRPAGEDMQLGAPILDAGHSITPGTIAAIAALGLDRVEVIRRPTVAILPTGDELRTADRYEEVRAGAGVPESNGPMLAAMVQSASATPVGGKIVPDDTATLRSVIQSYTEADVLVTIGGASMGEADLVKRVLDQVGFRQDFWRVRMRPGSPFGFGWLPREGRDQAVFSLPGNPVSAFVTFELFVRPYLLALGGHSNVFRRTVRCVAGDRLSGPADLTYFLRVSLDGSTVPPTARLAGPQGSGLVRTLAAADGLGIVPGSATEIAIGDPVDVVLIDDAPACGAFAPSATA; translated from the coding sequence ATGAGCGACACGACATTCGAAGTCCGCACGCCGGACTGGCTCAGTCTAGAGGCGGCCACGCGGCGGATCCTCTCCCAAGCAGTGCCCCTGGAGACTGAGACGGTCCGGGCGGCGGCTTCGGTAGGCAGGGCCCTCGCTGAAGCCCATGTCGCCCGTGCAACGCTCCCGCCATGGGACAATTCAGCGATGGATGGCTATGCGGTCAGAGGGGATGACATCTCCGGCGCAGGGCCCTCCAGTCCGGTCCTATTGACGGTCACAGGCGTCCTCCATGCGGGCGACGCCCCCACACAGTCTCTTGATTCCGGACAGGCCATTCGGATCATGACGGGAGCGCCGGTCCCGCCTGGAGCGGACTGTGTCGTTCGCGTGGAAGACACCGACGCCGAAGTCAGACCAGGCACCCTAAGGGTCCTCCGAGATCGCGACGTGGGTCGGAATATTCGACCGGCCGGTGAGGACATGCAGTTGGGGGCCCCGATCCTGGATGCGGGGCACTCGATAACCCCTGGCACGATCGCGGCCATCGCGGCCCTCGGTCTCGATCGCGTCGAAGTGATCCGCCGGCCCACGGTCGCGATTCTGCCGACCGGGGACGAACTTCGAACGGCAGATCGCTACGAGGAGGTCAGAGCTGGCGCGGGTGTTCCTGAGTCCAACGGGCCGATGCTCGCCGCTATGGTGCAATCCGCATCCGCAACGCCGGTCGGCGGGAAGATTGTTCCAGACGACACTGCCACCTTACGGAGCGTCATCCAGAGCTACACCGAGGCCGATGTCCTCGTGACCATCGGCGGTGCTTCGATGGGCGAGGCTGATCTCGTGAAGCGTGTGCTGGACCAGGTGGGCTTCAGGCAAGATTTTTGGCGCGTTCGTATGCGCCCAGGGAGTCCGTTCGGATTCGGCTGGCTACCACGGGAAGGCCGCGACCAGGCGGTCTTCAGCCTCCCGGGGAATCCCGTGTCTGCTTTTGTGACATTCGAGCTCTTCGTGCGCCCCTACCTCCTGGCGTTGGGGGGACACTCGAACGTGTTCCGGCGCACCGTGCGCTGTGTCGCGGGCGATCGGCTGTCGGGACCGGCAGATTTGACCTATTTCCTGCGCGTGAGCCTCGATGGTTCCACCGTCCCTCCGACGGCTCGACTCGCGGGGCCGCAAGGTTCAGGATTAGTCCGTACGCTAGCGGCCGCAGACGGGCTCGGGATCGTACCAGGGAGTGCAACGGAGATCGCGATTGGGGATCCGGTCGATGTCGTGTTGATCGACGATGCGCCCGCGTGTGGGGCGTTTGCGCCCAGTGCAACGGCCTAG
- a CDS encoding M23 family metallopeptidase, producing MTSPFGLRLLGWKPDLHRGVDLDVPTGTEIMAMTDGRVRYARAMSGYGNVIWLEHSGDVLTLYAHLSSIQVTEGASVTGGDIIGLSGASGDVTGPHLHFEVWRRGRQVDPVPLLGGPPGSLRFEAAR from the coding sequence ATGACATCACCGTTCGGACTGCGGCTCCTGGGGTGGAAGCCAGACCTACACAGAGGCGTTGATCTGGATGTGCCCACCGGCACCGAAATCATGGCGATGACCGACGGCAGGGTCCGGTACGCCCGCGCCATGTCTGGTTATGGCAACGTCATCTGGCTGGAGCACTCCGGCGACGTCCTGACCCTCTACGCACACCTATCGAGCATCCAGGTCACCGAAGGAGCGTCCGTAACCGGCGGGGACATCATCGGCCTGAGCGGGGCCAGCGGGGATGTGACAGGACCCCATCTCCACTTCGAAGTGTGGAGACGGGGTCGCCAAGTCGATCCGGTACCCCTACTTGGGGGACCGCCCGGGTCGTTGAGGTTCGAAGCCGCTCGCTAG
- a CDS encoding electron transfer flavoprotein subunit alpha/FixB family protein yields MADVLAFAELKDGSIAGAAREAVATAAGLADQVGGLAHALVLGGPGVSAGAEALGMVGASTVTVAEHESLTDYHPEAYATVIADHIRSAEFAAVIMPATTMGKDIAPRVAALLDVPLASDATAIQVHDGLISVVRPVYAGKAFATVSLDAVPALVTIRPNVFSPEGREAPGAVVVTTPAVDLSTSGLRVVERRSAGDGATDVGAASVVVSGGRGMRNPEHWGLLEGLRDALGPGVALGASRAVVDAGWRPHGEQVGQTGKTVAPKLYFAIGISGAIQHLAGMRTSQTIVAVNKDADAPIFGVADYGIVGDLFEIVPKLTAEIAALKADD; encoded by the coding sequence ATGGCCGACGTCCTGGCCTTCGCAGAACTGAAAGATGGAAGTATTGCTGGAGCGGCTCGTGAAGCAGTCGCTACAGCAGCGGGTTTGGCCGACCAGGTCGGCGGTTTGGCGCATGCATTGGTGCTTGGCGGTCCGGGCGTGTCGGCCGGGGCCGAGGCCCTCGGTATGGTGGGTGCCTCGACAGTGACGGTGGCAGAGCATGAGTCGCTCACCGACTACCATCCAGAGGCGTACGCTACCGTGATCGCTGATCACATCAGGAGTGCAGAGTTCGCGGCGGTCATCATGCCGGCGACGACCATGGGCAAAGATATTGCCCCGCGTGTGGCTGCTCTTCTCGACGTACCTTTGGCGTCGGACGCCACTGCCATCCAAGTGCATGACGGGCTCATCAGTGTCGTGAGGCCGGTCTACGCCGGAAAAGCCTTCGCCACCGTATCCCTAGATGCGGTGCCGGCGTTGGTGACGATCCGGCCCAACGTGTTTTCACCAGAGGGGCGAGAAGCTCCTGGGGCAGTCGTCGTGACTACGCCCGCGGTAGATTTGTCGACGTCCGGCCTTCGGGTTGTGGAACGTCGCAGTGCAGGAGATGGCGCGACCGACGTTGGAGCGGCCTCGGTCGTGGTGTCGGGAGGTCGTGGCATGAGAAACCCCGAGCACTGGGGGCTCTTAGAGGGCCTCAGGGACGCTTTGGGGCCAGGTGTGGCGTTAGGAGCCTCTCGTGCTGTTGTCGACGCTGGGTGGCGCCCTCACGGAGAGCAGGTGGGGCAGACGGGAAAGACCGTGGCCCCGAAGCTCTACTTCGCCATCGGGATCTCGGGTGCCATTCAGCATCTGGCGGGAATGCGGACGTCTCAGACGATCGTGGCGGTCAACAAGGACGCGGATGCGCCCATCTTCGGGGTGGCAGACTACGGAATCGTGGGTGATCTCTTCGAGATCGTGCCGAAGCTGACGGCGGAGATCGCTGCTCTAAAGGCTGACGACTAG
- a CDS encoding electron transfer flavoprotein subunit beta/FixA family protein, whose translation MNVIVCVKRVPDTETRIRTGESGIDIDPTGVKFIVSPYDEFAIEAALRAKEAAGEGEVKLVSFGDVATQETLRAGLAIGADAAVLLKGQPTADGLATAKVLAAELEGADAPLVLLGVKAADDDQQQVGPMLGTLLRRPTVTGVSSFEIGDGVVTCHREVEGGVEVVEARLPAVVTITKGEFEPRYASLKGIMAAKRKPLEQKDAALVDSRLRVTKLTEPPTRPEGRIVGEGPDAVPELVRLLREEANAL comes from the coding sequence TTGAACGTCATCGTTTGTGTGAAACGTGTGCCCGATACCGAGACCCGCATTCGGACCGGTGAATCTGGCATCGACATCGACCCGACCGGGGTCAAATTCATCGTCAGCCCGTACGACGAGTTCGCTATCGAGGCCGCTTTGCGTGCAAAGGAAGCAGCCGGGGAGGGAGAGGTGAAGCTTGTCTCGTTCGGAGACGTTGCCACGCAGGAGACGTTGCGCGCGGGGCTCGCCATTGGTGCCGATGCCGCAGTCTTACTTAAGGGGCAACCAACGGCGGACGGCCTAGCTACCGCAAAGGTGCTCGCAGCCGAACTAGAGGGCGCAGACGCGCCACTGGTGCTCCTTGGGGTCAAAGCTGCGGACGATGACCAGCAACAGGTTGGCCCGATGCTCGGCACGCTGCTGAGGCGCCCCACAGTGACCGGAGTCTCCTCCTTCGAGATTGGTGACGGGGTTGTGACGTGCCATCGCGAGGTCGAAGGTGGCGTTGAAGTGGTCGAAGCCCGACTGCCCGCTGTCGTCACCATTACGAAAGGCGAGTTTGAGCCGCGTTATGCGTCGCTCAAGGGAATCATGGCTGCCAAGCGGAAGCCGCTTGAACAGAAGGATGCCGCACTGGTCGACTCCCGGCTGAGGGTCACGAAGTTGACTGAGCCCCCGACACGGCCCGAAGGTCGGATCGTAGGCGAAGGCCCTGACGCGGTTCCGGAGTTGGTGCGTCTTCTGCGCGAAGAAGCGAACGCGCTCTAG
- a CDS encoding Na+/H+ antiporter NhaC family protein, producing the protein MTDPTWISLLPPVLAIFLAIWSKQVYMSLAGGLWLAWTILAGWNPIQGLGDTIQGTVAVFGNDGDTKAILFTLVIGAMIATVEASGGVRGFVNYLESNKWVDSAKKSQLLAWATGVVIFIESNITVLVAGSVARPLCDRYKVSREKLAYIIDSTSAPICILIPMNAWGAYNLGILESLGVENPLTVFLQSILFNFYAIAAVLLVLVVIMFGLDIGPMKKAEERTRGGEVLWPDATPMIDEDVLSPEPNDHIKPRAINMIAPIAAMVLFMPVGLFVTGNGVFTDGSGSTSVLWSVLFGLAVSWALLLSQGAFKIDGLVKVALRGAGGLVPLALILLLALALGNVIEALGTGVYVAQVTAGTMPNFIYLPLVFLVSGGIAFSTGTSWGTFAIMLPIAVPAAMTLGLPLAPFVAASLAGGIFGDHCSPISDTTIISSMAAATDHIDHVRTQLPYALIGGAIASIMFGILGATL; encoded by the coding sequence ATGACTGATCCGACCTGGATCTCACTGCTCCCTCCTGTGCTCGCCATCTTTTTGGCGATTTGGTCCAAGCAGGTCTACATGTCGCTCGCCGGCGGCTTGTGGCTCGCGTGGACCATTCTCGCTGGATGGAACCCTATTCAGGGGCTGGGCGACACGATCCAGGGGACCGTTGCCGTTTTTGGAAACGATGGCGACACGAAGGCCATTTTGTTCACCTTAGTCATCGGGGCCATGATCGCTACGGTCGAGGCGTCCGGGGGCGTCCGAGGCTTTGTGAACTATCTGGAAAGCAACAAGTGGGTGGATTCGGCAAAGAAGTCACAGCTGCTCGCGTGGGCCACTGGGGTCGTGATCTTCATCGAATCGAACATCACTGTCCTAGTTGCAGGCTCCGTGGCCCGACCGCTGTGTGATCGGTACAAGGTCTCTCGGGAGAAGCTGGCGTACATCATCGACTCCACGTCTGCGCCGATCTGCATTTTGATTCCGATGAATGCCTGGGGTGCGTATAACCTCGGCATCCTCGAGAGCCTCGGCGTCGAGAACCCTCTCACCGTGTTTCTTCAGTCGATTCTGTTCAACTTCTATGCGATCGCTGCGGTTCTGCTCGTCCTCGTGGTGATCATGTTCGGACTCGATATCGGCCCCATGAAGAAGGCAGAGGAACGGACGCGCGGTGGCGAGGTGCTCTGGCCGGACGCGACGCCGATGATCGACGAAGACGTTCTTTCACCGGAGCCCAACGACCACATCAAACCGCGTGCGATCAACATGATCGCCCCGATCGCGGCCATGGTGCTGTTCATGCCGGTAGGACTGTTCGTCACCGGGAACGGAGTGTTCACGGACGGGTCGGGTTCGACGAGCGTTTTGTGGTCCGTACTCTTCGGCCTGGCCGTGTCCTGGGCTCTGCTTCTCAGCCAAGGCGCCTTCAAGATAGATGGCTTGGTCAAAGTCGCTCTCCGTGGGGCGGGCGGCTTGGTGCCTCTCGCGCTCATCCTCTTGCTGGCCCTGGCCCTCGGAAACGTGATCGAGGCATTGGGGACCGGAGTCTATGTGGCCCAGGTGACGGCCGGGACCATGCCGAACTTCATCTATCTCCCCCTCGTGTTCTTAGTGTCCGGAGGGATTGCCTTCTCGACGGGAACGAGCTGGGGCACCTTCGCCATCATGCTTCCGATCGCGGTGCCTGCCGCCATGACGCTCGGCCTTCCTCTGGCTCCGTTCGTTGCCGCATCGCTCGCCGGCGGGATCTTCGGAGATCATTGCTCGCCGATCAGCGACACCACGATCATCTCATCGATGGCTGCGGCGACAGACCATATCGATCACGTGCGAACGCAACTTCCGTACGCTTTGATAGGTGGGGCGATTGCGTCGATAATGTTTGGTATTTTGGGGGCGACGCTTTAG
- a CDS encoding NYN domain-containing protein has protein sequence MDLPYVKAPHQVGGAVVGHESPHAALLIDFDNVTMGMRSDLSKELKTLLSSDVIKGKVSVQRAYADWRRYPQYIVPLSEASVDLIFAPAYGSSKKNATDIRMAIDGMELVFVRPEIGTYILLTGDSDFSSLVLKLKEYGKYVIGVGIQESSSDILVQNCDEYYSYTSLTGLTKTTELTQAGRDPWVLVSESLKKMVARGDVMRSDRLKQVLQELDANFDEASIGFSKFSKFLAEASSRGLVVLKKLENGQYEVGPGKGRGRRSPSSESRGRGGRSDRGRGRRDRGPRTDAAPAVGDASESVQETADDPLKAAYGVLTAALTQFKEAGRDRVRDSDVKRKMLALSPGFDEAELGFPKFSKFLVQAMDHGVIDAERTDRGNYEVWRSEGGATIDEPEAEGATSAEDAVAPESSIPEDAPVSQESTVVEIAPSPSGRGRSYGRRGGSTRRRSHDDAPPLFEGQVVGVASSSSASAASDAGAVKDEPSATVKQPVEPEVTSSQPSVAETPVAETRPHEPDVKEAEAPSSNDDVDLSTLGLPSDPPAIVRYMTHRYKGVGEKTAETLVERFGSDIFRTLRDDPKAISSAVPANRAEQVLEAWASDYERRAGRAKGPS, from the coding sequence ATGGATTTACCGTATGTCAAAGCCCCCCATCAGGTGGGGGGGGCAGTTGTGGGTCACGAGTCGCCCCACGCCGCTCTGCTCATCGATTTCGACAACGTCACGATGGGAATGCGGAGCGATCTTTCAAAGGAGCTCAAGACGCTCCTGAGCTCCGATGTCATCAAGGGTAAGGTCAGCGTTCAACGCGCCTATGCCGATTGGCGTCGCTACCCCCAGTACATCGTGCCGCTCTCCGAGGCGTCCGTCGACCTGATTTTTGCTCCCGCCTATGGCAGCAGCAAGAAGAACGCGACCGACATCAGGATGGCGATCGACGGCATGGAACTCGTCTTCGTTCGACCCGAGATCGGGACCTACATTCTTCTCACCGGTGATTCCGACTTCTCCAGCTTGGTGCTCAAGCTCAAGGAGTACGGGAAGTACGTCATCGGGGTGGGCATTCAGGAGTCCAGTTCCGACATCCTCGTCCAGAACTGTGACGAGTATTACTCGTACACGAGCCTGACCGGTCTGACGAAGACCACCGAACTCACACAAGCCGGACGCGATCCGTGGGTGCTCGTCAGTGAGTCTCTCAAGAAGATGGTCGCGCGTGGCGACGTGATGCGATCCGATCGCTTGAAGCAGGTTCTGCAGGAGCTCGATGCGAATTTTGATGAAGCATCCATCGGGTTCAGCAAGTTCTCTAAGTTCTTGGCTGAGGCGTCTTCACGGGGCCTAGTCGTTCTCAAAAAACTTGAGAATGGCCAGTATGAGGTTGGCCCCGGAAAAGGGAGGGGGCGTCGAAGCCCCTCGAGCGAAAGTCGAGGCCGTGGTGGCCGAAGTGATCGCGGTCGCGGGCGGCGTGATCGCGGCCCACGCACGGATGCAGCTCCCGCAGTCGGGGATGCGTCTGAAAGTGTCCAGGAAACTGCCGACGATCCGCTCAAGGCCGCTTATGGAGTCCTGACCGCTGCCTTGACCCAGTTTAAAGAGGCCGGACGTGATCGCGTCCGTGACTCTGACGTGAAGCGTAAGATGCTCGCTTTGTCTCCCGGCTTCGATGAGGCCGAATTGGGCTTCCCGAAGTTCAGCAAATTCTTGGTCCAGGCGATGGACCATGGCGTGATCGACGCCGAGCGCACGGATCGTGGAAACTATGAAGTGTGGAGGAGTGAAGGTGGTGCCACCATCGACGAGCCGGAGGCGGAAGGAGCGACATCGGCTGAGGACGCAGTTGCTCCGGAGTCCTCCATCCCTGAGGACGCTCCGGTGTCCCAGGAGTCGACCGTGGTCGAAATTGCTCCGTCGCCATCCGGTCGGGGGCGAAGCTATGGACGTCGTGGCGGGTCGACGCGTCGGCGGTCGCATGACGACGCACCGCCGCTGTTCGAGGGACAGGTCGTTGGCGTTGCGAGCAGCTCTAGTGCCTCTGCAGCGTCTGACGCGGGCGCCGTAAAGGATGAGCCGTCGGCGACGGTGAAGCAGCCGGTTGAGCCGGAAGTCACGTCGAGCCAGCCGAGTGTCGCCGAGACTCCGGTTGCGGAAACACGCCCCCACGAGCCTGACGTCAAAGAGGCCGAAGCGCCTTCGTCGAACGATGACGTGGACCTCAGCACTCTTGGGTTGCCCAGTGATCCGCCGGCCATCGTCCGATACATGACGCATAGGTACAAGGGCGTTGGCGAGAAGACTGCCGAGACGCTTGTCGAGCGTTTCGGTTCGGACATCTTCCGGACGCTTCGGGACGATCCGAAGGCGATCTCGAGTGCCGTGCCTGCGAACCGTGCGGAGCAGGTTCTCGAGGCGTGGGCGTCGGACTACGAACGACGCGCTGGAAGGGCCAAGGGTCCGAGCTAG
- a CDS encoding AMP-binding protein gives MALTERFQGFTVAAALANRATSDPSSVYLRYRDQVVSFGQVASRAEALAASLANLGVERGDRIALILPPCPEFAIALFAAAKLGATIVPLNPRLTTTELQYMLRHSEAVCAVTIEEAYDVDYLQLFEDLIPLLPDLQYLVTVGEEDLWYDDRIFQFEDLISAGAGRDYASPTLDATGDCFAIVYTSGTTGKPKGVELSHANLIAVAAGTADAVGLGPEDRIVGLSALFHVFGLGPGLLAPLLSGSSVVLQAESDATATLDAAEVHAATVHYGIPTLFVAEMSQLESRPRDLHTLRLAVVAGAPVSDELVGRIEASFGVTVLAAYSLTETASTVSVSSPSHPPDKRRFTVGVPLPGTQLKIVEVDGSELPVESVGEIGVKGPGVMLGYYRQPGETAAAFDDDGFFLTGDLGICDEEGFLHLVGRRKDVIIRSGFNVYPREVETRIESHPAVQEVAVVGINDALLGEAICACVVPVEGAIVTGHEIVDWCRETLAEDKVPDSVRFLDALPRTDTGKVRRVELSRVVHSESPSA, from the coding sequence ATGGCGCTCACCGAGCGCTTCCAGGGCTTCACGGTCGCAGCTGCTCTCGCGAACCGGGCGACATCGGATCCGAGCAGCGTATACCTGCGCTATCGAGACCAAGTCGTGAGTTTTGGCCAAGTCGCGAGTCGGGCGGAAGCTCTCGCGGCTTCTCTCGCAAATTTGGGCGTGGAACGAGGCGATCGGATCGCTCTGATCCTCCCGCCGTGCCCTGAGTTCGCGATAGCCCTTTTCGCGGCTGCAAAACTGGGCGCCACGATCGTGCCCCTCAACCCGAGGCTGACCACCACCGAGCTTCAGTACATGCTCAGGCACTCGGAAGCCGTGTGTGCGGTCACGATCGAGGAAGCCTACGACGTCGATTATCTGCAGCTTTTTGAAGACCTCATTCCTCTACTGCCTGACCTTCAGTACTTGGTTACCGTTGGTGAAGAGGACCTTTGGTACGACGATCGGATTTTCCAGTTCGAAGATCTCATCAGTGCCGGTGCCGGGCGTGATTATGCGTCTCCGACGCTTGACGCCACTGGAGATTGCTTCGCGATCGTGTACACATCTGGGACGACGGGGAAACCAAAGGGTGTCGAGTTGAGCCATGCCAACTTGATCGCCGTGGCCGCCGGGACGGCCGACGCGGTAGGGCTCGGTCCTGAGGACCGAATCGTTGGACTGTCGGCGCTATTCCACGTTTTCGGCCTGGGCCCAGGCCTCTTGGCGCCGCTCTTGTCCGGATCGAGCGTTGTGCTTCAGGCAGAGTCGGACGCGACGGCAACGCTCGACGCGGCTGAAGTCCATGCGGCTACTGTCCACTATGGCATCCCGACGCTCTTTGTGGCTGAAATGAGCCAACTAGAGAGCCGCCCACGCGACCTGCACACTCTTCGACTCGCTGTGGTGGCCGGGGCGCCCGTGAGCGACGAATTGGTTGGGCGCATCGAGGCCAGCTTTGGAGTGACTGTGCTGGCGGCCTATTCCCTCACGGAGACCGCATCTACGGTGTCGGTGTCCTCGCCGTCCCATCCTCCGGACAAGAGGCGTTTCACGGTGGGTGTTCCACTCCCAGGGACCCAGTTGAAGATCGTCGAAGTTGATGGAAGTGAGCTTCCCGTTGAGAGCGTGGGGGAGATCGGAGTGAAGGGCCCGGGGGTCATGCTGGGCTACTATAGGCAGCCTGGTGAGACGGCAGCGGCATTCGACGATGATGGCTTCTTCTTGACCGGAGACCTCGGGATTTGCGACGAAGAGGGCTTCCTTCACTTGGTCGGCCGTAGGAAGGACGTTATCATCCGATCTGGCTTCAATGTGTATCCCCGGGAAGTAGAGACTCGAATCGAGTCTCATCCGGCGGTACAAGAGGTTGCGGTCGTCGGGATTAACGACGCTCTCCTCGGTGAGGCCATCTGCGCCTGTGTGGTTCCGGTGGAAGGTGCGATCGTGACGGGCCATGAGATTGTGGACTGGTGCCGCGAAACTCTCGCGGAGGACAAGGTTCCCGACTCGGTTCGCTTCCTCGACGCTCTTCCACGAACGGATACCGGTAAGGTGCGGCGGGTCGAACTCTCCCGTGTGGTTCATTCGGAGAGTCCATCGGCCTGA